The genomic stretch ATTTTGGAAGATGTTAGGTGTGAGGAGTTGGGTGGAAATGGTGATGGTGTAGCTCGGGGTGAAGATGTAAACAGGGGTAAGTTTCATCGTGAGGGAAGCGTAATTAGAAAGTCAAAGGATAAATTTAGTGGCATTGAGAGCTGGGTACGTGCAAAAGGGAAGAGGACATGAAAGGGGAGACAGAAGGTAGAAGATGGCTGTGTTATCAAAATAATACTGTAGAGTCAGAGTTAAAAGACTCATATTCTGATAAAGGTAAAAAGTTTCAGAAGGCACGAGATAATCCTGTGGTATTGCTCAATGAAAACTGGAGTGCTGGTACTGGTAATATAAAAGCAGGCCTACTTCATGGCAAAATTTCCTCAGAAATGTTTGGAACAAAGGGGAAAACTTTGGAAAGGACAAAATTGCTGCTAGAAGCCATGTTGTGAGGAATCACATCCAAGTTCAGAAAACACTGATGGTGAATATTGATAGAGTGAAAAATTAACTAGTAGCAGAAAGTAACTTCCCTGAAAAATCGGTTCAAGCCTCTGTCACGCttgtaaaactttgaaaaaattgcttacaaaaaaaaaaattccttaaaAGAGACAATGACAGAAGTTGGGAGATGGAAAGTGCTGCCTTTGAGTTTGTGGAAGAAGGAAATGATTTTATGGACAAGCCAAGAGTTCCATGGGTGGATATGGAGGAGAGAATTCAGGAATCAGCAAGGCAGTATGTGATCTATGCACATTGTCTTCTTGTTTATTTCATTTCTAAGCTTAATATCTCTTTATTCATTATGCTTCACCTTTATTTAAGATTTGCAACATGTTTGATAGTTCATCAATGTGACTTATGGCATGGTAGTACCCTTTTGTTGGTGTAGATTTGTGTTGAGAATAACAATGGTATAGTTAGCTTGTTCTCAAGTCTTATGGTCAGACAGGCAATTTGCATTGGTGATATACTCATTCATGAGCACTTCCATTGGCCTTGTGCATCATGTGAACCTAAACATCTTTATACGTTTAGATTACAAAGCCTATGCTTAGGCCTTGAGTAAGACATAAAATTACTTGGCTGTATTACCAGGGTATACATCTGATTAAGAAAGAAGTTTGTGGCCTCTTCACATTAGTCTTTTTAATGTTGTTGCCACTTGCCAGGCAGAGAAGATCTTTGGAACCATGGGAACGTGGGACTTGCATTATGTAGCATATATTTATGGGTGAATAAGAAGTAAAATTACTAGATACAGAATAAGATCAAGTAGAATGGAATTGTATCGAGTCAGGAAAGTGGAAGGAGACTTATCCTTCTTTCAATTGAAGACACCATCTTTTACTTCATAATCAGCTTTCACATCTGTGATTGAAGCCTTAAGTGCCATGAAAAAGTTGATGTTAACTGTTTACTTCATGCTTGGATCAATTATCTGGTacataaaaaaactaattaactaGGGCCATACCCAACCCTTCCAGGCATCTTGAAGGAAGTACTAGAATATTGTCTACTAGCTGGGTTCTAGCCTTGTGAGTAATGTTCTAGGAATCcttaatattagattaatagaaaaacaaaagcttCCTTTCATGTAGAAGTCCAATGTAGTGGAAATATGGTTGCAATCCTCTGTGGTATCTGCAATTGTCTTACTTATAGCATACTAAATTGGGATGAAAGATCACGGTCCGAGAAATCTTCGTTCTATCCTTATAACTGGTCTCTGCAGGTTACTTAAAACTGCATTAAAAGGtgaaagaagaaaacttatAGAAAATGGAGAAAAGTCAAAGGGAAGAAAtggggagggagagagagttaaaaaaataaagtgtaACAGCTGACATTTATGAAATGGTTGTAACAGTTggctaaaaaaattttgaaagtaggGATGGGTTAGGTAGTGGCGGGAGGCGGAgaaatgaaaagtaaaaaaagtgGGACAAAAGTGCAGAAAATAAGGGGAAAAAAGCTGTTTTTTGTAGCAGCTTTAAAagacaagtttaaaaaaaaaagtggataaagatgaaaaaaagagaaaataacacaaaaaaacattactttgaaaaaaaaaatatgcatatatatatatcaagtaaaaaatatatatattaaaaaaaattctcaccTTGAGAAATAGGGGTTTTCAAGGAGAAAGAAATGTTAGGATTAGGATATTTGTTCTCAAactataaaatagttttattataaaaaaggtgtttaggtttcaaaaagggaaggaaaaaaattagggtttctagTTTTGTGGGCAGCCACTTTGACTGGATGTGGGAGGTTTTCGATGCCTCAAACAGTTGGAAATAGGAGGCTCCAGACTCCTCGAATTGTTCAGATTGAGAGGCCTCAAATTCCTCAAATTATCTAAATTATCTTTGTAACCCcctattaatgaaataattttcatttcatttttttttaattgaataagggttgggttcctaacaaacAGGTTAAATGGTGCAAATATTGATGTGCCTGAGTGGATGTTCTCTAAGATAATGCGGAGTGCAAGGATCAAGTTTTCAGATCATTCTATATTGAGGGTTAGCCAGATATTGGGTAAATTGGGAAACTGGAGGCGGGTTCTACAAGTAATTGAGTGGCTGCAGATGTGAGAATGCTACAAATCCCACAGGCTCAAGTAATTTCATTTTcctatcttctttcttttgcaCAATTTTGCAAAGCAGAGGTTTAGTCTGCATTATAAACTCAGGTTTTTTGGTCTATATGGTCTTGCTGTGCCAAGTGTGTCAGAATTTTGAAAGAAGTAAGATCTCAAGTTAGAAACTTCTGCCTATGAACAATACTTTGGTTTTGCACTATCAGTCCGAActcatatttattgtatgttgCCTGAAACTGTTGTATTACTTGAGAAATTCAAGATCATTGTGTATTAACATTTATTTACTATACTTACTCTTGATCTAGATTCATTTACACAACTGCACTTAATGTACTTGGAGGCACTCAATGTATTTCATGCAATGCAGGTAATGCCTATTAATTGTATGCATGTGGCATGCACCTGCTCATGAAACTCAGTAATAAAGAATGAAACCTTTACCAATCCATTTAGTCTTTTCTTCTTTGCAGCATCAAATGCCCTCATATCCAGACTTGGTGGCTTATCACAGCATTGCTGTCACTCTGGGACAGGCTGGGCACATTAGGGAACTTTTTGATGTAGTAGATACCATGCAATCTCTTCCCAAGAAAAAGTTCAGAACTGGAATACGTAAGGGATGGGACCTACAACTGGAACCTGATATTGTTGTCTACACTGCGGTGAGTAATAATCAGACAGCCATTAGAAATCCTGATGGCGAGATAGTGGGCTCTAACAACTATACATGTTATTTTATGACCCATCTTCATGATTGATGATGGTCACTTGCTCAAACCTCAATTAATTTCTGGATAATAGGAGAAAGAAAtgataatagaataatatatgtttattatcaATGACGAAATAAGCATTTTGCACTCTTCGGATGGCAAATCTGAATCAGTTTggtttctgaaaatttttctgcATGGATACTGAgttgattttatgaaaatagGAAGTGAACGTGATAATATTTCATAACTGTTAAAACtgcttattaataatatattattgtttctgACATGATAAGCCTCTTCTCAAAACCTGCTAGATGAAAAAGTCCTTTCTTTGCTACACTTCTCTTGACTTGAAACATCAAAAATAAAGCTTTTTAACTTTACCATGCGTATTAGAGACCAATACCTGAGGAAAACTTTTGTAATGCTAGTTTGGGTTGGTTTTGTGCTCAGTTGTCCCTGAAAGAGATCTTTGGGAGACCTAAACCCAGCTgatataatttacatattttatgaaCAGTGCTTTCAGGTTTTGCACTTGCATATTTTTAATGTCAGCCATTGCTGTAGTTATTCCCAATGACTATTGATTGCATTATCAAGGATGGTTCTGTGCCTTGATAGTTGAAATGCTTATTCAAAGAAATGCAGACTGTAGTATTTCTATTTGGATACTCAGATATACTATATGTGAAAACTTTTAACATAACGCTGACATGTAGATGTCTTGTGTTTTTCAAGGTCTTAAATGCTTGTGTCAAGCGGAAAAATTGGGAAGGAGCATTTTGGGTTTTGcagcaaataaaagaaaaaggtcaGAAGCCTTCTGCTTCAACATATGGACTGGTTATGGAGGTTGCAGTCTTCTAGTATCTCTCTAACTGCTGTTTAttatctcttatttatttaaagtagtCATATGCTTTAGTAATAGTTTAATGTATTTGTTACATCATAGTGaataaaaaagggtaattaagtggtttttttttttttttaattttcaacttggAAATACATATCCTTTTATGACCTTCATTCTacatttttgtttagaaaattgCAATGTaacttattttagtaattttcttttttgaagatGTAAAATGTAACagaaaggaaaattttagaGCCATTGTTTACTGTTTGCTTAAAACACaccctcaaaattttttaatcatgctCAGCTTCATTATCCTAGCGAAAAGGCCTTTCTCATCTCTTTCATGGTCTTTGTTGAAATATATGCTTGTTCAGCATGgacttttacatttttatatttacaaattgatattttctgttggaattttatttatgaagtttTTCTGATTTACAAATATGTATCCAATCTTGCAGTTATGAAAGAATTAGGGATTTTGAACATTAATGATAAGAGAAAAAGTGATTTAGGTTTGAGATGGGACTGTGTATCAAAACAATGTGGGCAAATAAcaagctcggctcgcagccagcttgagctcggctcggttttctTCGGCTTTAGTCATTTCAATTGCATCAATCATCAGGAAAATGTGACAATTTATTAACGGCAATATTTTTGCATATGCAGGTGATGTTGGCATTTGGAAAGTACAACTTGGTGCATGATTTTTCCAGGGAAGTGCAGAAGTCTTTTATTCCAAATGCTTTAGTATATAAAGGTATTTCAGTGATCTAACCTGTTTCTGCATGCAATTACGTGCAATTTCATTTTACAAATGGCTCTCCGTTATATGCTGTTCTTGTGAATACTCTTTGGAGAGAAGGTAAAATAGACGAGGCTGTTTTGGCTGTTCAAGGCATGGAAAGTAGAGGAACTGTGGGTTCAACTACTCTTTATTATGACCTTGCAAGATGTCTTTGTAGTGTGGAAGGTGGCAAGAAGCACTAATGCAGGTAGATATGTCACAGGCTAAAATTTCCGACTTGCTTGTGCGGCATCCCTAATACTGTCTACTAGAGGATCAACTTTCCATATGCCCATATTATAGTTTAGGGTCATTGATTTCGTCCTACCTTGGACTCATGGGGGTAGCGGCTCTAGCTTCCAACTAATTTGTACAAGAATGGTCTAATCTCCCTTCAATGCACCCCCTGCTACATTGTGTATGTCTTGTGGCTAGAGTGTCCTGAACAAATAACAACACACCCACGAAACCAACAACTACGAACACTTTTTCTTAAGTATGTCCATCAACCATGTCTACCCAAGCCCTTGTCACACTCACTAATCTTGAGCTGTGACATTAGGTTTCAATCTTTCTACCATGTGTAAGATTATATCTCTGTGGTTTATTATGTTACAACTATATAAGATCACGACACGAAGCTGATCTGCTGACCTTACAATGGAAATgtagacatttttttttttgatttatgaCTTAACTTGGTTCTTTCCTTTTAAGGATAGAAAAGATATTAAGGTCGCAGGCAAGCCTTTGGTGGTAACTTACACTGGATTAATTCAAGCTTGTCTGGGCTCTGGGAACATTGAAAACGCTGCAGAGATCTTCAGCCAAATGAAGGGCTTCCGCTCTCCCAATCTAGTTGCTTGCAGCATAATGTTGAAAGCTTATCTggaaaatggtttctttgagGAAGCAAAGAAGCTCTTCCAGAAGGGGCCCTGCTAACAGGGGTCTAGTGGTACCGGATATCTGCACATTCAACACCATGTTAGATGCATGCATTGCAGAGAAGAGATGGGATGACCTTGAGCATGTATATAAAAAAGTGTTGCAGCATGGATTCCATTTCAATGCAAAACGCCATATCCAAATGAAATTGGATGCTTCAAGAGCTGGAAGGGTATGTTCTGAgttctcttaaaattaatttcatttcaagTGCTTATTTATACCTGCTGCAATGGGTTTCACACACCAATATGCCAAACTTGGACACTGTTTGACTAACTCATGTAGAGCCATTGAGACGAATGTCTCCGAatttgtgatataattgtctTGATGGCATCTGTTGTTGCTGATTTCTGTAATCATAATACAATTCAGAAAATTTCTTCATTCTGGATTGCgagttttctgtttttttttttttcatttttgcccTCCATCAAAGCTATGAAATCACTGTTTCCTGCTATTTCTGCTGGCAGGTAGAGCTACTGGAAACAACTTGGAAGCACCTTGTGCAGGTGAACCAGGTAGATAAGCaatttgaaatatcatcaaGTCATTGAGTAATTTACTCttgtaattcaaaatttttttatcatatgataatatgttaatttatttgtatccaTCAATAATAACTGTTTGTATATGAAGTATTAGTATATAATATTGtcttttgaatgataaaatgtATCAACCgagtaattaaaatgaaatttattaataattctttttcaacttcttaaGTTGTCAAAATGAAAGTATATGTTAGTATTaagatattcaaatattattgagattttattttaagaattacagtgatgaaaatgatagaaataaataaataaaataaattataattttcataaatcatGTCGAACCTATAGGTTGTGTGCGGAGGGTATTAGGATCCAGTTTACAGgttcattgaaaaaataaaaataaacatataatattgaGGGTTAACCTTTTAAAAGCTTATAGAGGCATAGTCTAAAGGGTCATGGATAGTGTCCAGAGCCTTATCATATCGCATGTTGGCACAACATGACTAGTGGATATAGCAAGCCACGCTCAATTTGGTTTGGGATGGCCATGACCATGTCTAGTTGTATTCTATGATTAAAAAGGAATAAGTTAATGAGCTTAACAATGGGCCGAGTTTAGTTGTATTTCATAATTAGAGAGGAATGAGTTAATAGTCCCAACAATAGGTTGAGTCTACTTTCTCAGTGATGTCCTTTccctctttttttctctttaaggATGTTTTCTTTGTCCTATCACTTTCAACCATGTCATCTTGTGTTttaatcaaactttaatttttctatcattttcttAGGACAAcaattttaactaatcaaaattttaaaaattaaaattatcactatgtattattaaatatattgtcgaatatttttaaaatatactaTATGCTTACGTGGTTATAATATGAGTACAactttatttctatttataatGCAAGGTAGGGTATGATATAATTCAGGTCAACCCAAATAATATCTAGCTCaagattaactcaaatttaaaataatcaacttCACCTTTCTtgcatttttatatgtttaggTCATTTGTTATTTCATGTTTCACTCTCATttacaatttcaaattataacttTGATTTCGTCTCCTCTATTTTTTTATGTCTAAAGTTTCTCTCCTCTTTAGAGTGTTTAAACTCATCTCTTCTCTATTTTCAACTTCTCCAATATCGGAGAATGCTTGAAAAATCGattttgtcaaaatatataCTGTTTATTTAGTTGTCGGTTGATAGATCAAATTTGTTGAATGTGCATCTTATTGTAgctaaaaagttgtatttttactattttcttaaagaaatataggttgttgtatttataaaatttattatttatgaaaaaacctttatatttttatatttatatgttttttcatatttctatttcctatattttttagaaaataagttTTAGATTTTCGTTTCTACATTGTGGCATTTTCGTTTCTATGCTACCTAGCTTGTAGGATATTTACTTGAATCATATTTGGAGCACTAGTTGCAAAGCTTGTCATGCCTTAGTGCTTTTAACACTATTAAAATGGTAATGACTCAATGACAAGTCAACTAGACATTGTTTATCCTACCAACAATATTAATTGTTCACCTTTCCAATGATAGAATATTCACCTTGCTAGCAATACTCCAGTGTCACTGTGCATCAGCTCGAGCCTGAGCtacatattattgtttcaatcagAACTTGAGCAAACTTGAGCCACTCATAGGATTGGTTCAGTTCAGATCAAATCCACCCTACTACACATAAGGTGTTTTCACAagtatttattatcattatgaATCCTCATAATTCATGTATATGGGTAGATGTTTTATACCATCGTGTCATGTGGGTCTATTACATTCTTGGTGCATGATCATAATTTGCTTAATATATGTCTAGTATAGTGATGAGAATTTATTCGACATTGAAATACTGATGACACAGTATAGATGTTTTATTAGCTTCATTTTTAGGAAGATTGATTGAATTAACTTGCACCAATTTCTTTTCTGTAAATCATGTTGTTTGAGTTGTATGTTCCTGTGAAAAATGAAACCTGTAGTTGTGGATCGGTCAAATTGggattattttgtaaatttaaatgcTTTCTTCTCCTTTGCCTTCCTAATTTTTGTTTGCAAAGGGAAGATTCTCAATAGCTGAAGTGTGATCTGAGAATGCAGAGCATAACTTTTTATGAATACTTCATGTAAACTCATTCAAGTTATTGATACACTAGACCTTGAAGTTTCTGATGGTCATAGTTCtacaaatttggtttaattcttACATCTCtactagatttttattttttagaaattaagTTAGATTGATTATTTGAAGAGGATAATATGAACAGATCAATTTTCTTCGGACAAAGACACTGCTTCTGTTGTGGTGCCTATGGAAGTCTGTGATATGGTTTTGGTTGTTCAACTTAGATTAATTAAGGGAAATTTGTCTCACTTCACTCTCAAACAAAGCCatcaaaacacaaattaaatgcAGAAAGTAAAGAAGACACAAGGATTTTTACATGGTTCAGCTAAGATATATCTTAGCCTACATCCATGGGACCATGTCCTGCTCAAATCAAATCACTAAGCTAAAATTCAATTGTCAATTACAAAGTTGAAATGAAACACATAATGCAAAGACTTACCTTTTactaaattactttttaaagtcaCTTACTTTCGGTTGTTAATACCCATATCTAAAATACATTGAGTATCTTGTCCAGGTTGTTCAAACTCCTCTTGAACTTTAAGCTGAAATCCTTTCATTTGTTGGTCTTGAATTTCCTTCGAGTATCAACCATAGAgttgtatctcacgatatgaaCAATCTAGCCAATTAGTAAGAGATAGAGTAGAAAATTAGagaacaaaaacacaaaacacaaaacaaactacccaaaataacaaatgaccaaagtacaaaaaaaaacttactcGAATTTAAGTAAGAGACAAATTGCATATTTAAGTCAGGAAGAACTCAAATGAACgcttatatataatttcaacaatACACTTAGAcaacaaataacaattttgaatacagataaagaagatgaaagttgCACTTAAATGGAAAATCAACATCCAGATGATCACACAAAATGCAATCATGTCCACACATATGGCATAATAATTGTGTGCGCATCAAAACAAGATGTGAACAACAAAAGTTCACAGTTTGTTAAATTCTTACAACCTACATATGCCGCTCTGTTGCCACAATTTTTCAGCCTTCAAATTCCTGCTATCATCACAATACGCTTCTGGTGCAATGGTGTGACAATAAGATTTATTACATATCCAGGAAGCCCTCTctgaaattttggaatttttgaACCATAATCACTTTCAATCCACCCCAACAACAAAATGGGCCAATCATCCTATGAATGAATTTAGGCGAATCTATGTATTAATAATTGCAAAACTTTCTTCAATTACTTTTTtatgcagaaaaaaaaaaggctgaAAAATCCTTTGAGGTAAAAACATGAGCGAACTTCTGCTTCCAATTGTTTCTCCATCTCAATTACTTTTTTACCTTAaaggaattttttaaaaccaaggTGCTATGGAcgtgtattatattatttacgtaagagaaaataaagattgatgcaaaatttcaaatcaaaaattgaatctgcctctctctctctctctctctctctctctctctctctctctcctatatatatatatatatatatatatatagtttatgaAGGAACTTTAGCAGATATATGTTTCAATAATTGCAAATATTGGAATTTGAATTGAGAACTTTCTTCAATTACATATTGTCATCAAAATTGTAgaataatttattgaaaattatgttAAGATAACAAACCTGGATCTGAATTAGATAATTCTCTTTTCGAGTCTTCATTTTGAGATacaaaattgttcaaatttctGCCTCCAGTTGTTTCTTCATCTCAATGGTGGATACGTAACAAAtctaaataatagaaaaatgaaaatttcaaaactcaTGCTAAAAAAAACTCCAACATGATCTTATctatttggatatatatatatatatatatatatatatatatatatatatatatatatatatatatatatatatatatatatatatatataattacacattatatgtattaaaatcattattattgaagttaattttttaataaatacaagatGCTCAAACTACCTGCCCACTGTGGTTGTCTCCTTGATGTGATGATCATCATCTGGCAACTTAAAATAAGAGTAACTTAACTTAAGACAcaggataaaaaaaatacattgtcAATATAAAAAGCTATGGATAAAACCACACACCTTGAATTGAATGAAATAGAGATGATTATTTGACTCCATGCTTTGAATGCAATTAATTCAAACCAATTCTTCCTCCTttgaattgaagacaaatttGTCATCGATTCGAACATCAGGGATGCGGGCAATCTTTGAGCAATACTTCCCTTTACCTCTCCTCCAACGTTTTTTTATCAATGGACATTCATCAATTTCTAATTGCAGAAGTGAGGGTGGCGGGCTTGTGAGGGATTTGAGCTTTGGGCAGTTGGAAATGAACAAGATTTGAAGAGAAGTAAGATTTCTCAGGCATGCAACTGATTTGAGATTTGAGCATGCAGAAATAGACAATCCTTCAAGGGTGTTGTGGCTTCCAAAACCTGGAATTGATTTGATCTTTGGGCAATTGCTAATACTGAAGCCTTTAAGTGATACAAGGCTTCCTAGGTCTGgaattgagttaaaatttgaattctgaaTTGTCAAACTCTTAAGAGAGGTGAGTGTGCCCAAGTCTGAAATAGATCTGAATGGTGCCAAATTAGAGATAATCAAATATTCAAGAGAAAGGGGCATTCGTTGGTCCTCTGATAGAATCAACTCCGGATCTTCAAATCCGCTTATCCGAAGTGTTTTAAGAGAGGTGAGCTTGTGCAATCCCCATCTAATTAGTGTCTTACCCATTTCGACATCTTCAATGATATCAAAAGAGGTTAGACTAGTTGGAATACCTTGAATCAACAAAGACATCGAACTACTTATCTCTAAGCTTTCAAGACTAGTAAGATTTTGTATGCCGAACAAATCAAGATTTTGAAGAGCATATGAATACATACTTTTAAGACACGATGTACTGTGAAATACCTCTTCTATTGACCTCAGCCTTGGACAATTCCAAATAGTGAGGActtcaagttttttatatacGCCCCTGCTTCTTGGTGATAATGTTGTCAGATTTACACAGTTTTGAATGACTAGGGTTTTGAGTGTGTTAGACAACAATCCTTGTGATGATAGATACGTGAGAGATTCGCAACTGTAAATCTGTAAGGATTCAAGAAGAGTAGAACTGATACCTTCCAAGTGTTGTAATTTCTTACACCCTGATATCTCCAACTGTTTTAGTGACCAAGGAAGAGTGTTTCTAGCAATGAATAATAAAGAATCACATTGCCAAATTGCCAACTTTTTGATGTTGTTTTGCTTCAATCTTTTTGGTAAAGATTTTAGAGCCTCCCAATTGATAATCTGAAGATCACTCAAATTAGGAAGAAAGATGGCGTTTAGGAATGAGATACTACAACTTTCTATACTTAAGCTTTTAACAGAGGTGAGGCTATGACTCCATTTTATTGTCTTCTCAACACAACTGAAATTTTGACTCAACCAATTTTCATACTCTGAATCTGCAATATTTGGAAGAGATTCTGACTTAAACGACATTATCTCATCAGTAGAACTACTAGTAGGCACCACTTCCTTACACTCATCAATTTTGAACACGGTGAGCTTTGGAAAACTTGAGAATGAAACCATCAACTTTGCACACACCTCAATCACAAGTTCTTCCAATGAAGGAAGATGATCATGCAATTCCACAGTAAGTtcaggacatttaataattgaaaGCTCACGAAGTTTAGGAAATCTCTCAACCttctcattttccccttttGTGTCCCAATATCGACATTTTTGCAAATCCTGAAAACAAAGAATCTCCAATGAATTGAAAGGACTTTGCATGTCCATTCTTTCAAGTCTTGGcatgtttatgatttttaacaCTTTAAGTGAGCTCAATAGGCTTTGAGAAGGCAAGCTTGTgcaattttcacaattttctaAGTTGAGGACCATCAATTTAGAGAGTGATGATGAAGTGCTTAACCAAGATGAAAATTCTAAACCACCATAGGATCTAATTGTTAGTTCTTCTAGATGGCTATGAGGTTTCAACATCTCAAgaacatctttttcttctccctcATTTCGTGGGACATCAAATTGAGACCCCCACTCTAATGACAACACTTTTAAATCtcttttgttgtttaatataaaCCCACATGTTTGCTTTGCATTCTCTAATTTTGAAATGCAAAGCTCACCTTTAAGAAATTCTAAGCTTTCCAAATCTTCTAAATTGGAACTCGATTCTTTGCCCactataaaattagataatatttggagATTTTTCAATTCCTTCATTTTAGATGACATTTCTTCCAATGAATTTCGACCACTTATATCAAGATGATATAGATTGGTCAAATATCTCGTGTTAGAAGGTAACTTCATGAGATAAGAACATCTTTTTTAAAGCAAAGTTTGCAAGTTCAATAAAGAACATGTTGATTCAGGCAAACTAATTGGTCAAATATCTCGTGTTAGAAGGTAACTTCATGAGATaagaacatttttttaaaagcaAAGTTTGCAAGTTCAATAAAGAACATGTTGATTCAGGCAAATATTTAATCTTAGTGTAAGAAAAGTTTAGATACCTTAGATGCATCAAATCTCCAATTGAATCAGGTAAATGAGTGATGTTGCACCGTTTAAAAGACAATACTCTCAACTTCTTTAATTGTAGCAACAAATCAAAAATAACCTTAGCACTTATAAATTGTTCACCGTAAT from Mangifera indica cultivar Alphonso chromosome 6, CATAS_Mindica_2.1, whole genome shotgun sequence encodes the following:
- the LOC123218333 gene encoding pentatricopeptide repeat-containing protein At1g30610, chloroplastic-like isoform X5, which translates into the protein MVLLCQVCQNFERNSFTQLHLMYLEALNVFHAMQHQMPSYPDLVAYHSIAVTLGQAGHIRELFDVVDTMQSLPKKKFRTGIRKGWDLQLEPDIVVYTAVLNACVKRKNWEGAFWVLQQIKEKGDVGIWKVQLGA
- the LOC123218333 gene encoding pentatricopeptide repeat-containing protein At1g30610, chloroplastic-like isoform X3 — translated: MYLEALNVFHAMQHQMPSYPDLVAYHSIAVTLGQAGHIRELFDVVDTMQSLPKKKFRTGIRKGWDLQLEPDIVVYTAVLNACVKRKNWEGAFWVLQQIKEKGQKPSASTYGLVMEVMLAFGKYNLVHDFSREVQKSFIPNALVYKEKILRSQASLWW
- the LOC123218333 gene encoding pentatricopeptide repeat-containing protein At1g30610, chloroplastic-like isoform X1, producing the protein MVLLCQVCQNFERNSFTQLHLMYLEALNVFHAMQHQMPSYPDLVAYHSIAVTLGQAGHIRELFDVVDTMQSLPKKKFRTGIRKGWDLQLEPDIVVYTAVLNACVKRKNWEGAFWVLQQIKEKGQKPSASTYGLVMEVMLAFGKYNLVHDFSREVQKSFIPNALVYKEKILRSQASLWW
- the LOC123218333 gene encoding pentatricopeptide repeat-containing protein At1g30610, chloroplastic-like isoform X4, producing MLQIPQAQHQMPSYPDLVAYHSIAVTLGQAGHIRELFDVVDTMQSLPKKKFRTGIRKGWDLQLEPDIVVYTAVLNACVKRKNWEGAFWVLQQIKEKGQKPSASTYGLVMEVMLAFGKYNLVHDFSREVQKSFIPNALVYKEKILRSQASLWW
- the LOC123218333 gene encoding pentatricopeptide repeat-containing protein At1g30610, chloroplastic-like isoform X2, with product MGGYGGENSGISKAHQMPSYPDLVAYHSIAVTLGQAGHIRELFDVVDTMQSLPKKKFRTGIRKGWDLQLEPDIVVYTAVLNACVKRKNWEGAFWVLQQIKEKGQKPSASTYGLVMEVMLAFGKYNLVHDFSREVQKSFIPNALVYKEKILRSQASLWW